The Candidatus Dependentiae bacterium genome includes a window with the following:
- a CDS encoding co-chaperone GroES produces MYDKLTPLADRVLLKRLEVEEKTAGGLYIPEVAKEKAQTYKVVKVGPGKTTSEGRNLPMTVKANDIVFVPKYAGTEAGNEYLIVKEDEILGVVGSNL; encoded by the coding sequence ATGTACGATAAACTGACTCCTTTGGCAGACCGAGTTCTGCTTAAAAGGTTAGAAGTAGAAGAAAAAACAGCTGGTGGGCTTTATATCCCTGAAGTTGCTAAAGAAAAAGCACAAACCTACAAAGTGGTAAAAGTAGGACCAGGAAAAACAACCAGCGAAGGAAGAAACCTTCCGATGACTGTTAAGGCGAATGACATTGTCTTCGTTCCAAAATATGCAGGCACAGAAGCTGGTAATGAATATCTTATTGTTAAAGAAGATGAAATTTTAGGCGTGGTTGGATCTAACTTATAA
- a CDS encoding thioredoxin family protein yields the protein MTLLKKIGLVLGGIVAFFAVSYSMQFPIIPLGLRYVVAALQFIILVVVILALVIYSARSMWRSHRFESFLLLLMSLFFAIVAIPTYLPLIYYYATLAKAQVHTKAPMQQEGSLEHESAFISYLPGKTAFEHMVASSASKPAVIKLSAKWCGPCKKLKPVYEMVAQELHQKITFGEVDIDLFDDKSLLTVPGVPTILMYKNGKEVGRIVGFRTAEELTAEFKKLEM from the coding sequence ATGACGTTGTTAAAAAAAATTGGTTTAGTGCTTGGCGGCATTGTAGCATTTTTTGCGGTCAGTTATTCAATGCAATTTCCAATAATTCCGCTCGGTCTGCGTTATGTAGTTGCTGCTCTGCAATTTATAATACTTGTGGTTGTTATTTTAGCGCTTGTTATTTATTCAGCTCGATCAATGTGGCGCTCTCATAGATTTGAATCTTTTCTTCTGCTTTTAATGAGCCTATTTTTTGCTATAGTTGCGATACCTACGTATCTTCCACTTATTTATTATTATGCAACGCTTGCAAAAGCCCAAGTGCACACTAAAGCACCAATGCAACAAGAAGGATCTTTGGAACATGAAAGTGCCTTCATTTCCTATTTGCCGGGTAAAACTGCTTTTGAGCATATGGTGGCCAGCAGTGCTAGTAAACCGGCTGTAATAAAATTATCGGCAAAGTGGTGCGGCCCATGCAAAAAACTGAAACCGGTTTATGAAATGGTAGCGCAAGAGCTTCATCAAAAAATAACATTTGGTGAAGTAGATATTGATTTGTTTGATGATAAATCGTTGCTCACCGTACCGGGAGTGCCGACTATTTTAATGTATAAAAACGGGAAAGAGGTTGGGCGCATTGTTGGTTTCCGAACAGCCGAAGAATTGACAGCAGAATTTAAAAAATTAGAAATGTAA
- a CDS encoding ankyrin repeat domain-containing protein, whose amino-acid sequence MNYSKLLSLVIAMFIYSTAQSAPYQFRRIVILKDNKIIKTIDLISDFHQPVHEMVKKPSRKQKLLSLDERHAFTAAERTLLITLRRLAKQNKQIQLLWEETLVEKGWILPKLNNPVEMDWIVYSHHLKEEFSPLKKAAIVYENGDTYRIPSSSQYDPDNLSPSVPNELIEKMLDTPVKDTTAFIGSLLDPQFSKALKDLDSVKNSPYKDFYDELVLLWQQYENNNIKPLHHYLERLLNKNPKITIGQARKNIIKLHEEDKIEELINAFSDLPDIEFLIKLFASIDHTIIYAGGDHCDKIATYLLDNFNGKLLIDLGTTTKSFRVDPKITSNEVELTPVLLSKTWFYLAEEPQKSFSRFKSRARAVTNLASDKIWDEFIELRNQMSDVFDRVRNEKNIAAALKKEDLQILSKLSLFFNKSSKTFIDFMNVRDGFMFTLLYYAVKGNLLETAKFLIKHGSKINAQDGQGNTPLFYTSTVDMTKLLLENGASIDIKNINGATAIQNAIVLENTDAVSIMLKFESSKKKEEIKSESKFLKESKQEIPECETPEITIPQDGND is encoded by the coding sequence ATGAACTATTCAAAATTATTGAGTTTGGTAATCGCCATGTTCATCTATTCAACAGCGCAATCAGCTCCCTATCAATTTCGCCGAATAGTCATCTTAAAAGATAATAAAATTATTAAAACAATCGATCTGATTTCTGATTTTCATCAACCCGTACATGAAATGGTAAAAAAACCATCACGCAAACAAAAGTTGCTCAGCCTTGATGAAAGGCATGCCTTCACCGCCGCCGAACGCACGTTGCTTATAACTTTGCGCAGACTTGCAAAACAAAATAAGCAAATACAATTATTATGGGAAGAAACTCTGGTTGAAAAAGGATGGATACTCCCAAAGCTTAATAATCCTGTCGAAATGGATTGGATAGTATACAGTCACCATTTAAAGGAAGAATTTAGTCCTTTAAAGAAGGCGGCAATCGTTTACGAAAATGGTGACACCTATAGAATACCCTCCTCGTCACAATATGACCCAGATAACCTCAGCCCTTCAGTTCCTAATGAATTAATAGAAAAAATGTTAGATACACCGGTAAAAGACACAACAGCTTTCATCGGATCGTTGTTGGATCCTCAATTTTCCAAAGCCTTAAAGGATTTAGATAGTGTTAAAAATTCACCTTATAAAGATTTCTATGATGAACTTGTACTGTTATGGCAACAATATGAGAACAATAATATTAAACCCCTGCACCACTATTTAGAGAGATTACTTAATAAAAACCCAAAAATAACTATTGGGCAAGCCCGTAAAAATATTATTAAACTTCACGAGGAAGACAAAATCGAAGAGTTGATTAACGCTTTTTCCGATCTTCCTGATATTGAATTTCTTATAAAACTTTTTGCATCGATAGATCACACAATAATATATGCGGGCGGTGATCATTGCGACAAAATTGCTACTTATTTACTAGATAATTTTAACGGAAAACTCCTTATCGATTTGGGCACAACTACTAAATCTTTCCGAGTCGATCCAAAAATAACGTCAAATGAAGTTGAGCTCACACCCGTCCTTCTATCAAAAACTTGGTTTTACTTGGCCGAAGAGCCGCAAAAATCTTTTTCTCGGTTTAAATCTCGAGCACGAGCTGTTACAAATCTGGCAAGCGATAAAATATGGGATGAATTTATAGAACTACGAAATCAAATGAGTGATGTGTTTGATAGAGTGCGCAATGAAAAAAATATTGCCGCCGCTCTTAAAAAAGAAGATCTTCAGATTTTGAGCAAATTGTCTCTTTTTTTTAATAAATCATCAAAAACCTTTATTGATTTTATGAATGTACGCGATGGATTTATGTTTACGTTGCTTTACTATGCAGTTAAAGGAAACTTATTAGAAACAGCCAAATTTTTGATAAAACACGGATCGAAAATTAATGCGCAAGATGGCCAAGGAAATACACCTTTATTTTATACATCAACCGTAGATATGACTAAGTTATTACTCGAAAATGGGGCGAGCATTGATATAAAAAATATAAACGGTGCAACGGCCATTCAGAATGCAATAGTATTAGAAAATACCGATGCCGTTTCCATTATGCTAAAATTTGAATCGTCAAAAAAGAAGGAAGAAATTAAAAGCGAATCAAAATTTTTGAAAGAATCAAAACAAGAGATTCCTGAATGCGAAACGCCAGAAATTACTATTCCCCAAGATGGTAACGATTAA
- a CDS encoding penicillin-binding protein 2, with the protein MIQIKQRDFFSNLAQQQYTLSITTHPPRALILDRAGVPLTINKESISAFIEPSKITNIAPLERFLKKEFPQSLERLKAHRDAQFLFIKRKLSPEQRAAIEQNEQTDIQFMKEPHRWYPMESMGHIIGITDIDNHGLFGIESLFNNRLAGLPSTFALQKDARSGTYYFAKKTTKEGHDGDQVKLTIDSTLQFLAYEDLKETVSAYHAREGAVLVLNPKTGEIIVMAQYPNFDPNNTHEVAMELTKNRAATESYELGSVMKAFTALAALEEQVVTADEMIDCRNMKVGYFDGFKISTWKAHDMLSFSEVIELSNNFGIADVGKRLGPKLYDHYKKLGFGQKTALNWPGEQTGFVNPPASWSRQSIISLSFGYELSATLLQLALSFCMIANNGIPVIPWIIAHPQQQIVQPTDPIYRPETIETMRGILERTVSHGTAHRGAIKGYKVMGKTGTANMVVDGKYDTKRNTYTFAGILEKGDYQRVIVTFIREVPNPHSMLYASSVAVPLFEKVAEHVILHDRVL; encoded by the coding sequence TTGATACAAATCAAACAACGTGATTTTTTTAGTAACCTCGCGCAACAACAATACACACTTTCAATCACAACCCATCCGCCCCGCGCACTTATTCTAGATCGTGCAGGAGTCCCGCTTACTATAAATAAAGAAAGTATTTCGGCGTTTATTGAACCGTCTAAAATAACAAACATTGCACCGTTGGAAAGATTTCTAAAAAAAGAGTTTCCGCAAAGCTTAGAACGCTTAAAAGCGCATAGAGACGCACAATTTTTATTCATAAAAAGAAAATTGAGCCCTGAGCAACGAGCTGCGATCGAACAAAATGAACAAACGGATATTCAATTTATGAAAGAACCACACCGTTGGTATCCTATGGAATCGATGGGCCACATTATCGGCATTACCGATATTGATAATCATGGCCTCTTTGGTATTGAATCGCTCTTTAATAATCGTTTGGCAGGATTGCCATCAACATTCGCCCTCCAAAAAGATGCGCGTTCCGGTACGTACTATTTTGCAAAGAAAACAACTAAAGAGGGGCACGATGGCGATCAGGTCAAATTGACAATCGATTCCACGCTCCAGTTTTTAGCATATGAAGATTTGAAAGAAACGGTGAGCGCTTACCATGCACGAGAAGGTGCGGTTTTAGTTCTCAATCCAAAAACGGGCGAAATAATTGTAATGGCCCAATATCCAAATTTCGATCCAAATAACACGCATGAAGTTGCGATGGAATTAACTAAAAATCGGGCTGCCACAGAAAGCTATGAATTAGGTTCTGTTATGAAAGCGTTCACCGCGCTTGCCGCTCTTGAAGAACAAGTAGTAACTGCAGATGAAATGATCGATTGCCGCAATATGAAGGTTGGTTATTTTGATGGATTTAAAATTAGCACATGGAAAGCGCATGATATGCTCAGCTTTTCAGAAGTAATTGAACTCTCAAATAATTTTGGGATCGCCGATGTGGGCAAACGGCTCGGCCCAAAACTTTATGATCATTATAAAAAGCTGGGATTTGGCCAAAAAACTGCATTAAATTGGCCTGGCGAACAAACAGGATTTGTAAATCCACCAGCTTCGTGGTCTCGCCAATCGATTATTTCTCTCTCATTCGGGTATGAACTGAGCGCAACTCTTTTACAATTAGCGCTCTCATTTTGCATGATTGCCAATAATGGAATTCCGGTCATCCCATGGATTATTGCGCATCCACAGCAACAAATTGTACAACCAACAGATCCAATTTATCGGCCCGAAACAATTGAAACAATGCGAGGCATTCTAGAACGCACTGTAAGCCACGGAACCGCACATCGCGGCGCGATTAAAGGCTATAAAGTTATGGGAAAAACTGGTACTGCAAATATGGTGGTTGATGGAAAATATGATACAAAGCGAAATACGTACACCTTTGCTGGCATTCTAGAAAAAGGCGATTACCAACGGGTCATTGTAACGTTCATACGAGAAGTGCCAAATCCACACAGCATGCTGTATGCTTCTTCAGTAGCGGTTCCGCTCTTTGAAAAAGTTGCAGAGCATGTAATTTTGCACGATCGCGTTTTATAA
- a CDS encoding ribulose-phosphate 3-epimerase gives MNRSQLKIFPSLISADLLNLRHEIDQLAPHCDGFHIDVMDGIFVPNLTWGFPFISAIMGATSKPLAIHLMVIEPESFARRLELSANTIISFHIEAVTAPEILINYLKSKNWRASIALKPSTDLKKLIPYLPIVDEVLLMSVEPGFSGQPFIQSSLERLKELVSLREIKNLHFTIAMDGGINVENLPKLFESGLQSAAIASALFCHTDRIAALKKLYQSAQ, from the coding sequence ATGAATCGATCACAACTAAAAATATTTCCCTCGCTCATAAGCGCCGATCTTCTTAATTTGAGGCATGAAATTGATCAACTTGCTCCGCACTGCGATGGCTTTCACATCGATGTGATGGATGGCATTTTTGTGCCAAACCTTACCTGGGGTTTTCCTTTTATTAGCGCAATAATGGGGGCCACAAGCAAACCGCTTGCCATTCACTTAATGGTGATAGAACCTGAATCGTTCGCTCGCCGCCTTGAGCTGTCCGCAAATACTATCATTTCATTTCATATTGAAGCGGTTACCGCTCCCGAAATTTTAATCAATTACCTAAAAAGCAAAAATTGGCGGGCAAGCATAGCGCTCAAACCATCAACAGATCTGAAAAAACTCATTCCCTACTTACCGATCGTTGACGAAGTTCTTTTAATGTCGGTAGAGCCTGGTTTTTCTGGCCAACCTTTTATTCAAAGTTCGTTAGAGCGGTTAAAAGAATTAGTTTCATTACGGGAGATAAAAAATCTGCATTTTACCATTGCAATGGATGGCGGGATAAACGTCGAAAATCTTCCAAAGCTTTTTGAGAGTGGATTACAAAGTGCTGCAATCGCTTCGGCACTCTTTTGCCACACCGATAGAATTGCTGCGTTAAAAAAATTATATCAATCTGCTCAATAA
- a CDS encoding cell division protein FtsL, with amino-acid sequence MKKRTFIAFFVGVHLTFIVLLIHKQSLFISLSFEKQRLEKQKLELLQEKDTLSQELFALNNKSDIKKFATEQLNMKQLALGSLITGTQHE; translated from the coding sequence GTGAAAAAAAGAACTTTTATCGCTTTTTTTGTAGGTGTCCATCTTACCTTTATCGTCCTTCTGATTCATAAGCAGAGTCTTTTCATCAGCCTTTCTTTTGAAAAACAGCGTCTTGAAAAACAAAAACTGGAATTGCTCCAGGAAAAAGATACCCTTTCTCAAGAGCTGTTTGCTCTCAACAATAAATCTGATATCAAAAAATTTGCTACCGAGCAGCTCAATATGAAACAACTTGCACTGGGTAGCCTCATAACAGGCACGCAGCATGAATAA
- a CDS encoding aldolase — translation MKHNEIPADVVQSAADEYIKNYRAITRDANRLFLFSGDQKIEHLNEYFYGPEISEEDNDPLHLFKIADAGFVGAFATHLGLISRYGKKFPSINYIAKLNAKTNLISSKEHDPFSEQLFSVNDVLKIKQSTNLPIRGVGYTIYPGSEFEGRMLQSAAQVIMQAHEHGLIAILWVYPRGSAIKNEHDGSLIVGASGLGLSLGADFVKILIPEETDEKSSLDWLKLAVQAAGNTKIILAGGDSINEKKFIEQTYEQIHKAGTAGCAIGRNIHQKPLHNAIAFTKALAAIIYENKPVDQALKMLV, via the coding sequence ATGAAGCATAATGAAATTCCTGCAGATGTTGTGCAATCGGCCGCAGATGAATATATAAAAAATTATCGTGCTATCACACGAGATGCCAACAGATTATTTTTATTTTCTGGTGATCAAAAAATAGAACATTTGAACGAATATTTTTATGGGCCAGAAATTTCAGAGGAAGATAACGATCCATTGCATCTTTTCAAAATAGCTGACGCTGGATTTGTGGGTGCGTTTGCTACACATCTTGGATTAATATCGCGGTACGGAAAAAAATTTCCCTCTATTAATTACATTGCAAAATTGAATGCAAAAACAAATTTAATTTCATCAAAAGAGCACGATCCATTTAGCGAACAGCTCTTTTCGGTTAACGATGTTCTTAAAATAAAACAGTCCACTAATTTACCAATTCGCGGCGTTGGCTACACGATTTATCCGGGCAGTGAATTTGAAGGGCGGATGCTGCAATCGGCAGCACAAGTAATAATGCAAGCGCATGAACATGGGCTTATTGCAATTTTATGGGTTTACCCTCGCGGATCTGCAATAAAAAATGAACATGATGGCAGTCTCATCGTAGGAGCAAGCGGATTAGGATTAAGTTTGGGAGCAGATTTTGTAAAAATCTTAATACCCGAAGAAACTGATGAAAAAAGCTCTCTCGATTGGCTGAAGCTGGCAGTGCAAGCAGCAGGTAATACTAAAATAATTCTTGCCGGTGGCGATTCAATTAATGAAAAAAAATTTATCGAGCAAACGTATGAGCAGATTCACAAAGCAGGAACCGCGGGCTGCGCAATCGGCCGTAATATTCATCAAAAACCACTGCACAATGCTATTGCGTTCACGAAGGCCCTAGCCGCTATTATTTATGAAAATAAGCCGGTAGATCAAGCACTGAAAATGCTAGTCTAA
- a CDS encoding aquaporin, protein MRRLIMEFLGTFFFILTIALTSNPFAIAAMLMAWVYIGAFVSGAHYNPMVSLAIAIRRRLSWDDLPTYMVAQIAGGFAAFAAAAFLHGHITIPAPGAEVTMMQAFIVEILLAFTLALIILFVATSEKYSGNDIFGFAIGFTIPALAYLGGPISGGLFNPAIALGAALYGLVSGMHVSYHHLAMYVGGAFIGGALAAYAFDYFTEE, encoded by the coding sequence GTGAGAAGATTAATCATGGAATTTCTCGGTACTTTTTTCTTTATTCTTACGATTGCATTAACGAGCAATCCTTTTGCAATTGCGGCAATGCTCATGGCGTGGGTATATATTGGTGCATTTGTTTCTGGTGCGCATTACAACCCAATGGTTTCTCTTGCAATTGCAATCAGACGCCGCCTTTCTTGGGATGATTTACCAACGTATATGGTAGCACAAATCGCCGGCGGCTTTGCTGCGTTCGCTGCCGCTGCTTTTCTGCATGGGCATATCACCATCCCAGCTCCTGGCGCCGAAGTAACCATGATGCAAGCATTTATCGTAGAAATACTTTTAGCATTTACGCTCGCATTAATTATTTTATTTGTCGCAACCTCTGAAAAATACAGCGGAAACGATATTTTTGGATTTGCAATTGGTTTCACCATTCCAGCGCTTGCTTATTTAGGCGGGCCAATTTCTGGTGGTCTTTTCAATCCAGCGATTGCTCTTGGTGCGGCTCTTTATGGCCTTGTTTCTGGGATGCATGTTTCATATCACCATCTTGCAATGTATGTTGGCGGCGCATTTATTGGCGGCGCGTTAGCTGCTTACGCTTTCGATTACTTTACTGAAGAATAA
- a CDS encoding ankyrin repeat domain-containing protein, with protein sequence MIKNLNKFLMVIFFLSGCAAGVVEMEQGLEGTGWQLVQRPYAQNVPVGDYYEGGSAPQINLGRVAPTLTPAEEIRINKQFVEAVHKKDPAILQKLLNESVVRGKRNPAEFVKFMTLPDASGWTPFMHAVEIGDPSRLNMFMDAFQKVLANDTASLLKIVNFQDVHGRTALHLAAERRQNDEARLLLKRFVEFFKNDKKSFFEILNNRDRHLGWTPLMAATYDSASEIIEAILKAAAQVLGVGTEYYNDVLNARGSFGRSAILLSIAPRDRWLLLQYGARDDVEPQDPLTKDLKTMGLKFLHYASHDGHEQDIEEFFQTLAEKYPENYQAFLFVLTARDEGGWTALMNAAADGNAEYVRIILSNAHKLFKTDTARVATPGREGERQEDPLWFSLVLNNADVHGRTSLHLAIARRHFDAFKTLLSIEKDYLGNDRRTFNRFINHRTELNGFTPLLLAAFRSADDELSLDMIKILVERTLGAMGRDSIDYERFINARDLDRQSSVAYALSPRIRDYLKKNGAR encoded by the coding sequence ATGATAAAGAATTTAAATAAATTTCTCATGGTAATTTTTTTCCTCAGCGGGTGCGCCGCTGGCGTTGTTGAAATGGAGCAGGGCCTTGAAGGCACCGGTTGGCAATTGGTGCAGCGGCCATATGCACAAAATGTACCGGTTGGTGATTATTATGAGGGGGGTTCGGCACCCCAAATTAATCTCGGGAGAGTTGCCCCTACATTAACCCCTGCAGAAGAAATAAGAATTAATAAGCAATTTGTAGAAGCGGTGCATAAAAAAGATCCTGCTATTCTGCAAAAGCTTCTTAACGAATCGGTTGTGCGCGGCAAAAGAAACCCGGCAGAGTTCGTTAAATTTATGACGCTTCCAGATGCCAGTGGCTGGACCCCATTTATGCACGCAGTAGAAATTGGCGATCCTTCGCGTCTTAATATGTTTATGGATGCTTTCCAAAAAGTATTAGCAAATGATACCGCCTCGCTCCTTAAAATTGTAAATTTTCAAGATGTTCACGGCCGAACGGCCCTGCATCTTGCTGCAGAGCGGCGGCAAAATGACGAAGCACGATTATTGCTTAAACGGTTCGTAGAGTTTTTTAAAAACGATAAGAAATCTTTTTTTGAAATACTTAATAATCGTGATCGCCATTTAGGGTGGACGCCGTTAATGGCAGCTACTTATGATAGCGCTTCTGAGATTATTGAGGCGATATTGAAAGCTGCAGCACAAGTGCTTGGCGTTGGTACTGAATATTATAATGATGTTCTTAATGCACGCGGGTCATTTGGCAGAAGTGCAATCCTTTTGAGCATTGCGCCCCGGGATCGATGGCTTTTATTGCAATATGGTGCTCGAGACGATGTAGAGCCTCAAGATCCATTGACTAAAGATTTAAAAACAATGGGATTGAAATTTTTGCATTATGCGTCTCATGATGGGCATGAGCAAGATATTGAAGAATTTTTCCAGACGCTCGCTGAGAAATACCCCGAGAACTATCAAGCATTCCTTTTTGTGTTGACGGCGCGCGATGAGGGCGGGTGGACGGCACTCATGAACGCTGCAGCTGATGGCAATGCTGAATATGTTAGGATTATTTTGAGTAATGCGCACAAGCTTTTTAAAACTGATACCGCGCGTGTTGCAACACCTGGAAGAGAGGGAGAGCGTCAAGAAGATCCCCTTTGGTTTAGTCTCGTTTTAAATAACGCTGATGTGCATGGTCGCACCTCTTTACATTTGGCAATCGCGAGACGGCACTTTGATGCATTTAAGACACTTCTTTCTATAGAGAAGGACTATTTAGGCAATGACCGCCGTACCTTTAATCGATTTATTAATCATCGCACCGAGTTGAACGGTTTTACGCCACTTCTACTTGCAGCATTTCGTAGCGCAGATGATGAACTTTCTCTTGATATGATAAAAATACTTGTTGAGCGAACTCTAGGGGCAATGGGGCGAGACTCGATCGATTATGAGCGTTTCATTAATGCGAGAGATTTAGATCGGCAATCATCAGTTGCGTATGCTCTTTCGCCGCGTATTAGAGATTATCTAAAAAAGAACGGTGCGCGCTAA
- the groL gene encoding chaperonin GroEL (60 kDa chaperone family; promotes refolding of misfolded polypeptides especially under stressful conditions; forms two stacked rings of heptamers to form a barrel-shaped 14mer; ends can be capped by GroES; misfolded proteins enter the barrel where they are refolded when GroES binds) yields MAKIIVFGVEAREKIRKGVDTLADAVKVTLGPRGRNVAFEKSFGAPSITKDGVTVAKEIELHDKIENMGAQMVREVASKTADVAGDGTTTATVLAQAIFREGNKFVTAGANPMELKRGIDKAVTAAVEFIKSQSKIVNSKKEIEQVATVSAADAEIGQQIAQAMEKVGRDGVITVEEAKGMESELEVVEGMQFDRGYISPYLITDAEKMEAVLNDPMILLYEKKISSMKSMLPMLEQVAKSGRSLLIIAEDVEGEALATLVVNKLRGTLTVSAVKAPGFGDRRKAMLEDIAVLTGGKLISEDIGLKLESVTVADLGRAKKVIITKDNCTIVEGKGDAQSIKGRVAQIRAQAEATTSDYDREKLQERLAKLAGGVAIIKVGAATETEMKEKKDRIEDALSATRAAVEEGIVAGGGVALLRAQGVVSSLKLEGDEKLGGQIVYRSLEEPLRIISSNAGHEASVIVNRVKAESGNIGFDAKSGEFVDMIAMGIIDPAKVTRTALQNAASISGLLLTTEAIISEIPEEKKEAVGGHGHGAPGMGGMGGMY; encoded by the coding sequence ATGGCAAAAATAATCGTATTTGGCGTTGAAGCACGCGAAAAGATTCGCAAAGGTGTTGATACGCTTGCCGATGCAGTAAAAGTGACTCTCGGGCCCCGTGGACGTAACGTTGCGTTTGAAAAATCGTTCGGTGCTCCTTCGATCACCAAAGACGGTGTAACGGTCGCTAAAGAGATCGAATTGCACGATAAAATAGAAAATATGGGCGCGCAAATGGTGCGCGAAGTTGCAAGCAAAACAGCAGACGTTGCTGGTGATGGCACCACGACTGCAACCGTTTTAGCGCAAGCAATTTTCCGCGAAGGTAATAAATTTGTTACTGCCGGCGCGAATCCAATGGAACTTAAGCGCGGTATCGATAAAGCGGTAACGGCGGCTGTTGAGTTCATTAAATCGCAATCAAAAATAGTAAATTCAAAAAAAGAGATCGAGCAAGTAGCAACCGTTTCTGCAGCTGATGCTGAAATTGGTCAACAAATTGCGCAAGCAATGGAAAAAGTTGGCCGCGATGGTGTTATTACCGTTGAAGAAGCAAAAGGTATGGAAAGCGAACTTGAAGTGGTTGAAGGTATGCAATTCGACCGCGGTTATATTTCGCCTTATTTAATTACCGATGCAGAAAAAATGGAAGCGGTTCTTAACGATCCAATGATTTTGCTTTACGAAAAGAAAATTTCAAGCATGAAGAGCATGCTCCCAATGCTTGAGCAAGTTGCAAAATCTGGCCGTTCGCTCTTAATTATTGCAGAAGATGTTGAAGGCGAAGCGCTAGCTACATTAGTAGTAAACAAATTACGTGGCACGCTAACAGTTTCGGCTGTTAAAGCGCCTGGATTTGGCGATCGTCGCAAAGCGATGCTTGAAGATATCGCAGTATTAACTGGCGGTAAATTGATTTCAGAAGATATCGGTTTGAAACTTGAATCGGTAACGGTAGCTGATCTTGGTCGTGCAAAAAAAGTTATCATCACCAAAGACAATTGCACAATTGTTGAAGGTAAAGGTGATGCGCAATCGATCAAAGGACGCGTTGCTCAAATTCGCGCGCAAGCTGAAGCAACAACTTCAGATTACGATCGCGAGAAGTTGCAAGAACGCTTGGCAAAACTAGCTGGCGGCGTTGCAATTATCAAAGTTGGTGCAGCAACCGAAACTGAAATGAAAGAGAAAAAAGATCGCATTGAAGATGCATTGAGCGCAACACGCGCAGCAGTTGAAGAAGGCATCGTTGCTGGTGGCGGCGTTGCATTACTTCGCGCACAAGGTGTTGTATCTTCGCTCAAACTAGAAGGCGATGAAAAACTTGGTGGCCAAATTGTGTACCGTTCACTTGAAGAGCCATTGAGAATTATCTCTTCAAATGCAGGGCACGAAGCATCAGTTATTGTTAATCGTGTTAAAGCTGAAAGCGGCAACATCGGATTTGATGCAAAATCAGGCGAGTTTGTTGATATGATCGCAATGGGTATTATTGATCCAGCGAAAGTAACTCGTACTGCATTGCAAAATGCAGCATCTATTTCTGGTTTGCTTCTTACGACTGAAGCGATTATTTCAGAAATTCCAGAAGAGAAAAAAGAAGCTGTAGGCGGTCACGGCCATGGCGCTCCAGGAATGGGCGGCATGGGAGGCATGTACTAA